The stretch of DNA TCGCACGCTTAATTCGATTCAACGGAGATAAAGACTGCGGATGTTGTAGCCCCTCAGCGAGAGCCGCAGAGGTATCTCCGATATTGTCGTTAGAACCCCCTGCCTTTAGGCATGGGGAGAGTCAGTTTGTTATCTATACAATCTTTAATTTTGTTTATACTTTAATTTTGTTGTGCTAACTTTTCAATCTCATTAATTAAATAAGACGAAGTCTTTGGACGACCAATTTTTTTCCCTCTAATCTTTGCGGCAGCCATTCCAGCCTTAACGCGTTCACTAACAAGAGAAGATTCTAATTCCGCCATTGCACCAATGATGGTAAACATAGCTTTCCCTATTGGGCTTTTTGTATCTATTTGATCTTGAACGCTAATAAAACGAATGTTCAAATGGTTAAATTCTTCTAAAGCATGAAGTAAGTGAGAAACACTACGGGCAAAACGATCAAATTTCCACACTAAAACACAATCAAATTCATGATTATGGACAGCTTCCATTAATGCTTTTAACTGAGGACGTCCTTCTTTTCGACCTGATACAGCTATATCGATGTACTCACTAATAATGTTAAGTCCGACTCTTTCAGCATAAGCATATAAACTGTCTTTTTGTAAATCAATTTTTTGAGTAGAAGTAGATACTCTTATATAAATAGCTGTTGAATTTTGTTTTTTCATAGATAATAATAATAAATGTCTTTTTAAGATTAACGTATGTTTTAATTTTCTTTTTGAGTTTTGTTTCGTTTTTTTTTGCTTTAAATAAGTCATAAGTGAGAATCCATAATAAATTATAACTTTTTTTACGCTGGCAATTTAGTTTACACTTTGAATTCTGGATTCCCGCCTTCGCGGGAATGACGGCGCAACACCTACGTCATTCCCGCGAAGGCGGGAATCCAGTTTTTTATAAACTTTTATGAATTCTCACTTATTGCATTTGTTGAGTTAACCAGCTTTCAGGGCTTCCACCAAATGCAATTGAAAGCTTTATTGCCATTTCTGGCGATATTCCGAATTTACCATTTAATAGTAGGGAAAAAGTATTTCTTGCTACTCCCAAACTTCGTGCTGCTTCACTAACGCTTAGGTTTAAAGGTTTTAAACATAATTCTTTTATAACTTCTCATGGATGGGGTGGCTTGTGCATTAACATTTTTTCCTCCTAATGATAATCTAAATGAGGGTCGGCCGGTATTCTGACGAAATCCGCCAAGCCTATTTAATTCAGGCTTAAAGCAAGGATATGGTGTTTTCATTTAGTAATCATGGCTTTTGCCATCATAAAGTGCAAAAAGTACACTTTCGATACTGTCCAAAATTAAGCTTTTATAATGTTTATTTAATCCAAAAATAGTGCAAAAACTAATGAAAAAATTTATGAAAAAAATAAAGTGCAAAATTAGACCTATGTGATAGGTTTATGCACAAATTGGCGGATTTCGTCAGAATCCCGGCCGACCCTCAGTTTGTTTTGGTGACATTTCATTCATAACAATCTTTTTCTGTATGTCGGATTTATAATGGGATGGACATTAATTATACAAAAATTTAATCAAGATTTAAAAGTTTTCTAAAAATATCTATTCGTGGAATTTTATCACTATTTTCACCGATTTTGTATTTTTGCAAAATTCTTTTAATTTCGTTTTTATCAGTTTCTTTTTTGATTCTATTCGTATCATAAACACATATGGGAGCAATTAAATTAAAACCCGACTTTCACCCCTACAATCCTGTCCATCCTATAATCCCGTAATCGTGTTCAGACAATTTTTTAATCGCCGCTCGTGAAATATTCAAATCTCCTTTGCCACAAATCCCCCCGTCCAACTCTCTTAAATTGAAGTTTATTATAGCTTCAACAATTTTAATCCACTTAACCGCCCCTCTTTTGCAAGAACTAAATCATTTCGTATTGCAGCCTCGAACGGAGCCGCAAACCAACTCCCTTTTTTTTCAAGGGATGCAACAAATTTTTTAAACTTTTCAACATCTATAAATCTCATTATATTCATTTCTTTAATTCGTAAATACGTTGCATTAAATTTATTATTATATCTAAAAAATGGATTCGGAGCGCCCATTTTTATCAAATATTTGCATCTGACATCATCATCAGATGCACTATCAAAAATTTCCTGTGTTATAGAAGTGTTCGGTAAAAAATTTATAGGTGATTTTTTTTCTATAGCAAGATTTCTTTTAATATCGCCTTCATTTACTATTTTTTTTTGCTCTTTTGAAAAAAAAGTTTTTAAAGTATTTTTTAATTCTATTCGTTCATTTAATTCTATTCGTTCATTATTCTCGACTTCTTCTTGAACTGGAATGACGGATCTGACATGGACTATTTCCTGAGGAATAGAAGTTTTACCTTTTACCAGCTTAAAATCAACATCAATATATTCGTCAGGAGATAATTTTATCTCTTTTGATTCCTTTTTATATCCATCAAGCATAACCTCAATTTTATAAGCGCCTGATTTAAGATTTACTACTGTATCTGTAAGTTTTTCTATCTTCTTTTCATTTATGAATATACTTGCTCCTTCTGGAACGGTTGATACTCCTACCTTTCCGATATCTTTAACCAATGATGTCATTTCTGACCTTGTTTCATTAGGAAGAAGGGAAATATTCTTTTCAAAATCTGTGTATCCTTTCATTTTCAATGCTAATTTATAATTTCCTGGCGCAATCGTAATTTTTGATGGAGTTATTTTGCCTGTATTCTTTCCATCTATCCAAATTTCAGCACCTTCACGGTTACTTTGCAAATCCAATTTAGCTGATAAAGGCTTCATTGTATGGGATATAACTTTTTCATCATCAAGATTTATTAAAACTTCGCCGGCTACATCTTCATGGTCATCCACAAAAATTTTATAATTATGAACACCTGCGGACACCTCGGTTATTGTTAAAGGAAGTTTTCCAATCAATTTACCATCTAAATAAAAACTTGGGCGATATTTTTCTGAATATGCTTTTACATCTACTTTTATTTTTCCTGTCATTGACTCAAAAATTACATGAACTTTTGTTTCTTTGCCTGCTTCAATGCGTTCAATTCTTTTTTCTGGAAAATATCCGTCTAATTTAAGCCTTATTGATCTTTTTCCTTCTTTAACATCAATAGTTGAAGGAGTTTTGCCTCTATCTATTCCGTCAATCTGAATATCTGCCATTTCTGGTTCTGAAGTTATTGCCAAAGTTCCTGTTCCGGAACCTGACGAGCCTCCGCTTATTTGTCCTGTTATGCCTTGAACACTTATAACTCGTTCATCTTCTGATAATCCAAGCTTTATCCTATGCTCCTTTTCCAATGCTTTTGCTACATGCTCGTCTATGCCAAAATCTTTGGCTTTATTTTCTAAAGCTGCTTGAGCCTTATCACTTAAAACTCCATCATCTGCCATAGAATAAGCTGTCTCAAGAACTATCCTATATTGCTCAACAGTATCAAATCCCCTTCCAGTCGTAACGTCAACCGAACTATCTTTTGAAAATATAGAAAATGTTTCAAACATGCTCGATACTTTGGAAAGCCTTTGACCAACTTCAGGATTTGTCGATTTTTTAACTACTTCATCTATGCGCATTGCCGTGTCTTTATCAATTCCTTCTACATAATGGGCAACTGAATCCATTGCATGAAGGCCTAATAATCTACCTGTAAGCATTCTGTAGATTATTACTCCAAGTGAATAAATATCTGCTCTTTCGTCTGCTTCTTTAAATCCGCCTCTTTGCTCTGGAGCGCCGTAATATTCAGAACCAAAATTCGTTCCTGTTTGAGTCATGAATTCTTCTTCTACATCTTTTATGGCTAATTCTTTAGCAAGGCCGAAATCACTGATATATGGAGCATTAAATCTATCAATTAAAATATTTGACGGCTTTAAATCCCTGTGAATTATGGCTGGTGTCCTTGAATGAAGGGAGTTTATCGGAGAAATAATTCCTTGAATTAATGGAAGGGCTTCATTCCAAGGCAGTTTGCCTCTTGTTGTATCAGTATCTTTTCCTATTAAATCGTATAAGGTTCTGTCATAATAATTCATTGTAAAATAAGGCTTTCCCTGATAATTCTTAGCCTCTCTAACGCCAACAATTCCTTGAATATTTTCATTGGAAAGCTTGAGCATTAATTCTGATTCCCTTTTAAATCTGTCTTTCAGCTCAGTTATTGATAAACCAGAATCCCTTACTAATTTTTCATAGGGTGAAAATATTTTTATGGCTAAATCTATTCCATAAGACGCTTTAAATACTGCCGCAAAACCGCCCCTGCCTTATAATTCCTTTTATTTTATACCCTGCAAATTCTTTTAAATCGTCATTAACTATGTAAGAACTTTCTTGGGCTTTTTTGTAAACATCTAAAAGGTCTTTTGGCAATGCTCCACCTTGAGATTTTAAGTCATCCACAAGCATTACGAATTTATCTGCTGATGCTTGAGGGTCAAGATTTTTTATTTGAGCTATTATTTCTTGGTATTTTATTTCTTTTTGCTTTTTGGATAATTGCTTAAATTGTGGGTTATAGCTTTTATAAACTTCTTCAGCTAATTTTCGGTTTTCTCCTGAATATTGTCCTTGGGTAATTTTTCTGTCCATGTCTGATATAATTTTTTCTATCTTTGCAAAGTTTGGAAGCTCAAAGGCTGTTTCTTCTAATGCTTGACGGCATTCTGATATTTCCTGCGTGCAAAGCTCCTTAAAATAAACCTTATGACGCTCTTCAATTACTCCTCGAAGTTTTCCTAAATCAACTCTTATTTTTAAAGCTTCATCTAATACTTTAACTGCGCCTTTAATATCACCTTCTTTGTAAAGGCAGTCGGCTTCTGTTACTACTGATTTCTGTCCTGTTGAAAACATGTTTTTAACAAAAGATTTAAATCCCATTCGATACACCTCCTAAATGACATACCATTACTATTTTTTTATGATAAAATTTGAATCTCCAATATTTTTAGCCTTAGACAACTGAATTGCATGTCAGTTTTTATGCATTTTTAAGCTGTAAATAGCCACCATGCATCAAGCTAATTTTAATATGCCGCTAAGTCCCGTAGGGACGACCTGTTTGTAGTAATTATGACCGTTTCAAATTTAGCTCCGTAGGAGCGACCTGTTAATTAAACAGGCTGCTCCTACGGAGCTAAATTTGGGTTTGAATTAAATTGCTACAAACAGTTCGCTCCTAAAGGAGCTAAAATAAAGACATTTCTTAGCTTGATGCATATGGTAAATAGCCACCATGTCAAGCTATTCAAATAGGGCGACCAGCCGGTCGCCCCTACAATCCTGCAAATTCTATAATCCCTTAATCGTGTTTGGACAATTTTCGAGTCGTCACGGAAATCCCATCTCACTTTTCCTGAGTCGAAAGCTGACCGCAAGCGGCTGAAATGTCCTGTCCCTTGCTATTTCGAATAATTACTGTGTAATTATTTGCCGCAAGAATTTCTTGAAAATGGAAGATTCTTGACTCATCTGGCCTTTTGAATGGTGATTCTAAATGCTCATTAAAAGGAATAAGATTAATTTTAGCTTTTACAGTCCTTAAAAGCTTTACAAGCCTTTCAGCGTCTTTATCTGAATCAT from Desulfobacterales bacterium encodes:
- a CDS encoding PEGA domain-containing protein, giving the protein MLKLSNENIQGIVGVREAKNYQGKPYFTMNYYDRTLYDLIGKDTDTTRGKLPWNEALPLIQGIISPINSLHSRTPAIIHRDLKPSNILIDRFNAPYISDFGLAKELAIKDVEEEFMTQTGTNFGSEYYGAPEQRGGFKEADERADIYSLGVIIYRMLTGRLLGLHAMDSVAHYVEGIDKDTAMRIDEVVKKSTNPEVGQRLSKVSSMFETFSIFSKDSSVDVTTGRGFDTVEQYRIVLETAYSMADDGVLSDKAQAALENKAKDFGIDEHVAKALEKEHRIKLGLSEDERVISVQGITGQISGGSSGSGTGTLAITSEPEMADIQIDGIDRGKTPSTIDVKEGKRSIRLKLDGYFPEKRIERIEAGKETKVHVIFESMTGKIKVDVKAYSEKYRPSFYLDGKLIGKLPLTITEVSAGVHNYKIFVDDHEDVAGEVLINLDDEKVISHTMKPLSAKLDLQSNREGAEIWIDGKNTGKITPSKITIAPGNYKLALKMKGYTDFEKNISLLPNETRSEMTSLVKDIGKVGVSTVPEGASIFINEKKIEKLTDTVVNLKSGAYKIEVMLDGYKKESKEIKLSPDEYIDVDFKLVKGKTSIPQEIVHVRSVIPVQEEVENNERIELNERIELKNTLKTFFSKEQKKIVNEGDIKRNLAIEKKSPINFLPNTSITQEIFDSASDDDVRCKYLIKMGAPNPFFRYNNKFNATYLRIKEMNIMRFIDVEKFKKFVASLEKKGSWFAAPFEAAIRNDLVLAKEGRLSGLKLLKL
- a CDS encoding recombinase family protein, producing the protein MKKQNSTAIYIRVSTSTQKIDLQKDSLYAYAERVGLNIISEYIDIAVSGRKEGRPQLKALMEAVHNHEFDCVLVWKFDRFARSVSHLLHALEEFNHLNIRFISVQDQIDTKSPIGKAMFTIIGAMAELESSLVSERVKAGMAAAKIRGKKIGRPKTSSYLINEIEKLAQQN